The Bicyclus anynana chromosome 3, ilBicAnyn1.1, whole genome shotgun sequence genome has a window encoding:
- the LOC112058590 gene encoding zinc finger protein SNAI2-like produces the protein MLVEDSQTARALMTKKYAHCPLKKRPVLVREERPATPPTTPPHPAHMATRLYYDYNCDTENDEPQNLSTKPEDLSKTGNYPSKAMSPVAAAAIKVEPKEWSQQHLDYLAACRARLEPMATELPRPTPQYAYLPTLYPAYPLEELYPAAPALSPPAHPQVYARYSPASPPSSCSPPPCPEDLRSPGSVSSDSGVSVSAPRRPRYQCPDCAKSYSTYSGLSKHQQYHCAAAEGSLARKSFSCKYCAKVYTSLGALKMHIRTHTLPCKCHLCGKAFSRPWLLQGHIRTHTGEKPFSCHHCRRAFADRSNLRAHLQTHSDVKKYSCTGCGKTFSRMSLLSKHLEGGCSAPGAAAYEYRSEALPSHMHQQLPPHATVHAY, from the exons ATGCTAGTGGAAGATTCTCAAACTGCCCGCGCGCTGATGACGAAGAAATATGCGCATTGTCCGCTGAAGAAGCGGCCGGTGCTGGTGCGGGAGGAGCGGCCGGCGACGCCGCCCACCACGCCGCCGCACCCCGCCCACATGGCTACGCGACTGTATTACGATTATAATT GTGACACAGAAAACGACGAGCCTCAAAATCTAAGCACAAAGCCTGAAGATTTATCGAAAACCGGCAACTACCCCAGCAAAGCAATGTCACCGGTTGCCGCAGCGGCTATCAAAGTTGAGCCGAAGGAGTGGTCCCAGCAACATCTGGACTACCTCGCCGCGTGTCGCGCCAGACTAGAGCCCATGGCCACGGAGCTCCCTCGGCCGACCCCGCAGTACGCCTACTTGCCCACCCTCTACCCGGCGTATCCCCTGGAGGAGCTGTACCCCGCCGCCCCAGCCCTGTCTCCCCCGGCGCACCCACAGGTGTACGCCAGGTACTCGCCGGCCTCACCGCCTTCGTCCTGTTCGCCTCCCCCTTGCCCAGAAGATCTCCGTTCTCCTGGGTCAGTCTCCTCAGACTCCGGAGTATCAGTGTCTGCACCTCGTCGTCCCCGCTACCAGTGCCCCGACTGCGCAAAATCGTACTCCACGTATTCGGGACTTTCGAAACACCAGCAATACCACTGCGCGGCGGCCGAAGGAAGTCTGGCCCGGAAGTCTTTCAGCTGCAAATACTGCGCCAAGGTGTACACATCGCTCGGCGCTCTCAAGATGCACATCAGGACCCACACGTTGCCGTGCAAATGCCATTTGTGTGGGAAGGCGTTCTCGCGGCCGTGGCTGTTGCAGGGGCACATTCGCACGCACACGGGTGAAAAGCCGTTCTCCTGCCACCACTGCCGCCGCGCGTTCGCCGACAGGTCGAACCTCCGCGCTCACCTCCAGACGCACTCGGACGTGAAGAAGTACTCGTGCACGGGCTGCGGGAAGACGTTCTCGCGCATGTCGCTCCTGAGCAAGCACTTGGAAGGCGGCTGCAGCGCTCCGGGCGCCGCTGCCTACGAGTACCGCTCGGAAGCTCTCCCCTCGCACATGCACCAGCAACTTCCGCCGCACGCTACCGTTCATGCTTACTGA